One genomic window of Mycolicibacterium neoaurum includes the following:
- a CDS encoding nuclear transport factor 2 family protein: MPSDIVGAARCAESATVLGMWRALSRRDWAEVATFLAPDCIYADMPVGPAAAARGPQDIVKRLKIGLEPLAAYENHDGLLVADGPHVIYEHSETWTWPTGERAVLPFVTVHRVLDDRITLWKDYWDMGGLTNHAPANWLSDFATADMSWVYDATGQL, translated from the coding sequence ATGCCGTCTGACATCGTCGGCGCGGCCCGATGTGCCGAATCGGCCACGGTGCTGGGCATGTGGCGCGCACTGTCACGCCGCGACTGGGCAGAGGTCGCCACCTTCCTGGCTCCGGACTGCATCTATGCCGATATGCCGGTCGGGCCGGCCGCGGCCGCCCGTGGTCCGCAGGACATCGTCAAGCGCCTCAAGATCGGGCTGGAACCGTTGGCCGCTTACGAGAATCACGACGGCCTGCTCGTCGCCGATGGACCGCATGTCATATACGAGCATTCCGAGACCTGGACGTGGCCGACCGGTGAGCGAGCGGTGCTGCCGTTCGTCACCGTCCACCGCGTCCTCGACGACCGGATCACCCTCTGGAAGGACTACTGGGACATGGGTGGTCTGACCAATCATGCGCCCGCGAACTGGCTCTCGGATTTCGCCACCGCCGACATGTCATGGGTGTACGACGCAACCGGTCAGCTGTGA
- a CDS encoding cytochrome P450 — protein sequence MTELALPPGPPLPPGLQAALLMKFWPRMIAGCRRRYGNVFTLRIASMGTVVYLADPADIKTVFSGDPAVYHAGEANSMLTGLLGASSVLVIDEDEHRQRRRMMLAPFGREAVARQTDLIARVAADNIEDWPLRRRFAVAPKMAEITLEVILRTVIGATDPDRLAALRRVMPKLLSVGTWESLAISTPGLQRLAPWRPFAERLRAADELLYAEIADRRADPALESRTDALALMIRTGQMSDEQLRDQLMTLLVAGHDTTATALSWALERLTRHPDLLAKATAAARGGDDVYLDAVCKEILRIRPVVFDVGRVLTESVEIGGYRLPAGVMVAPGIGLVHADAHRYPDPEQFDPDRMLDAQLGPTTWLPFGGGNRRCLGANFALVEMAIVLREVLRRVDLDTATAPGERRRVKSVILMPHRGARIRVRARHAAATPPGCPHVAASAQ from the coding sequence ATGACTGAATTGGCGTTGCCGCCCGGACCGCCGTTGCCGCCGGGACTGCAGGCAGCACTGCTGATGAAATTCTGGCCCCGGATGATCGCGGGCTGTCGGCGTCGGTACGGAAACGTGTTCACCCTCCGCATCGCCTCGATGGGGACGGTGGTCTACCTGGCCGACCCCGCCGATATCAAAACGGTGTTCAGCGGTGACCCGGCGGTGTACCACGCCGGCGAAGCGAACTCCATGTTGACCGGATTGCTCGGTGCCAGCTCGGTTTTGGTGATCGACGAGGATGAACACCGGCAACGACGCAGGATGATGCTGGCACCGTTCGGCCGCGAGGCGGTCGCCAGACAGACCGATCTGATCGCGCGGGTGGCCGCCGACAACATCGAAGACTGGCCCCTGCGCCGACGCTTCGCGGTGGCGCCCAAGATGGCCGAGATCACCCTGGAGGTGATCCTTCGGACGGTGATCGGTGCCACTGACCCCGACCGGTTGGCCGCACTGCGGCGCGTCATGCCCAAGCTGCTCAGTGTCGGCACCTGGGAGTCGCTGGCGATCAGCACCCCTGGCCTGCAACGACTGGCGCCATGGCGGCCGTTCGCCGAGCGACTGCGCGCCGCCGACGAGCTGTTGTACGCCGAAATCGCCGACCGGCGCGCCGATCCGGCGCTGGAATCCCGGACCGATGCGCTGGCGCTGATGATCCGCACCGGCCAGATGTCCGATGAACAGCTGCGTGACCAGCTGATGACGCTGTTGGTCGCCGGACACGACACCACCGCGACCGCGCTGTCCTGGGCTCTGGAGAGGCTGACCCGGCACCCCGATCTGCTGGCCAAGGCCACCGCGGCGGCCCGCGGCGGTGATGACGTCTATCTGGATGCCGTCTGCAAGGAGATCCTGCGGATCCGCCCGGTGGTCTTCGACGTCGGACGGGTTCTCACCGAGTCGGTCGAGATCGGCGGGTACCGACTTCCGGCCGGTGTGATGGTCGCGCCCGGAATAGGTTTGGTACACGCTGATGCCCATCGCTATCCCGATCCCGAACAGTTCGATCCCGACCGGATGCTCGACGCCCAGCTGGGTCCGACGACCTGGCTGCCGTTCGGCGGCGGCAACCGGCGCTGCCTCGGTGCAAACTTCGCACTGGTGGAGATGGCGATCGTGCTGCGGGAGGTCTTGCGACGCGTCGACCTGGACACCGCGACGGCGCCGGGCGAACGGCGACGCGTCAAGAGCGTGATCCTGATGCCGCACCGCGGGGCGAGAATTCGCGTTCGTGCGCGGCACGCCGCGGCGACGCCACCGGGGTGCCCTCATGTGGCGGCCTCAGCGCAGTAG